One genomic segment of Paenibacillus xylanexedens includes these proteins:
- a CDS encoding DUF1146 family protein: MDTDLTNQVNQALSTNGLVSIIVSLLCIALSWWALTNLKLDLIIRQPRGAQGRLLHLLLAIILGHAVAGFVIDYLSWTQMLRNLF; the protein is encoded by the coding sequence ATGGATACTGATCTGACGAATCAGGTGAACCAGGCGCTAAGCACCAATGGCTTGGTCTCAATCATCGTCTCCCTGTTATGCATAGCGTTGTCTTGGTGGGCTTTAACAAATCTCAAACTGGATTTAATCATCAGGCAACCACGAGGTGCTCAGGGAAGACTGTTGCATTTGTTGCTCGCCATCATTTTGGGGCATGCCGTTGCTGGCTTTGTCATTGACTACTTGTCCTGGACTCAAATGTTGCGTAATTTGTTTTAA
- a CDS encoding ATP synthase subunit I translates to MSELTRYRRSMTVFVMYFLMICFLAAAFMPRVETIALGLALGTGVSWINAFYLGYKVRKMSDDAAEGNLKRVNLGFLTRAAFAVLGIFISMRFPQYFNTYAVAGGLVIAQYSLLIIGIVYSRRAE, encoded by the coding sequence ATGAGTGAACTAACCAGATACCGCAGATCGATGACTGTTTTCGTCATGTACTTTCTTATGATTTGTTTTCTCGCAGCGGCCTTTATGCCACGTGTGGAGACAATTGCTTTGGGACTGGCCCTGGGTACAGGAGTTAGCTGGATCAATGCATTTTACCTGGGCTACAAAGTAAGGAAAATGTCTGATGATGCGGCAGAAGGTAACTTGAAGCGTGTCAACTTGGGATTTTTGACAAGAGCGGCATTCGCTGTGCTCGGTATATTCATATCGATGCGCTTTCCGCAGTACTTCAATACATATGCGGTTGCAGGCGGTCTCGTCATTGCACAATATTCCTTATTGATTATAGGGATTGTCTATTCCCGCAGAGCAGAATGA
- the murA gene encoding UDP-N-acetylglucosamine 1-carboxyvinyltransferase produces the protein MSKFIVRGGKRLTGSVKVSGAKNSVLPIIAASLLGEEGQSVIIDAPPLDDVMTINKVLESLGAGVTYRDEVITVNAEKLTSCEAPYEWVSKMRASFLVMGPLLTRMGHTRISLPGGCAIGTRPIDQHLKGFEAMGAEISLGQGYIEARSQGRLRGAKIYLDVASVGATQNIMMAATLAEGVTVLENAAKEPEIVDLANFLNGMGAIVRGAGTGVIRIEGVEKLTGVTHTVIPDRVEAGTYMAAAAISGGDVYIEGAISDHLGSVIAKLEEMGVTIQPDENGVRVIADRPLKAVDVKTLPYPGFPTDMQSQMMALLLASEGTSVVTETVFENRFMHVDEFQLMNAEIKVEGRSSIITGNAKLKGAKVTATDLRAGAALIIAGLVAEGTTEVGGVHHIDRGYVHLAEKLNGLGADIYRISVDEPKLEATKAPSEKVEKEVPMFKVQPTLA, from the coding sequence ATGAGCAAATTTATCGTCCGCGGTGGCAAAAGGTTGACCGGAAGTGTCAAAGTTAGCGGCGCTAAAAATTCTGTTCTTCCGATCATCGCTGCCTCTCTCTTAGGGGAAGAAGGACAAAGCGTTATTATTGACGCGCCTCCTCTAGACGATGTGATGACGATTAACAAGGTGTTGGAATCGCTGGGAGCGGGAGTTACATACCGGGACGAAGTGATTACCGTAAATGCGGAGAAACTTACTTCCTGTGAAGCCCCGTATGAATGGGTAAGTAAAATGCGGGCGTCTTTCCTGGTCATGGGGCCTTTGTTGACTCGTATGGGTCATACAAGAATCTCACTTCCTGGTGGATGTGCCATCGGTACACGGCCTATTGATCAGCATTTGAAAGGTTTTGAAGCCATGGGCGCAGAGATCAGCTTGGGCCAAGGTTATATCGAAGCTCGTAGCCAAGGTCGGTTGCGTGGCGCGAAAATTTATCTGGATGTGGCTTCCGTAGGTGCCACTCAAAATATTATGATGGCTGCAACATTGGCCGAAGGTGTAACTGTTCTGGAGAACGCGGCGAAAGAACCTGAGATTGTGGATCTTGCCAACTTCCTGAATGGAATGGGTGCCATCGTACGTGGTGCTGGTACTGGAGTGATCCGCATTGAAGGTGTGGAGAAACTGACAGGTGTTACACACACCGTTATTCCGGATCGGGTAGAAGCTGGTACGTATATGGCTGCTGCTGCAATTTCTGGTGGTGACGTGTACATTGAAGGTGCAATCTCTGATCATTTAGGCTCCGTTATCGCGAAGCTTGAAGAGATGGGTGTTACAATCCAACCGGATGAGAATGGCGTGCGTGTAATCGCAGATCGCCCTCTTAAAGCTGTGGATGTAAAAACATTACCATACCCAGGATTCCCGACCGATATGCAATCCCAGATGATGGCACTCTTGCTTGCATCTGAAGGAACAAGTGTCGTGACAGAGACTGTTTTTGAAAACCGATTCATGCATGTGGATGAGTTCCAATTGATGAATGCGGAGATCAAAGTTGAAGGACGTTCGTCCATCATCACAGGTAATGCCAAACTGAAGGGTGCCAAAGTAACGGCTACCGATTTGCGTGCGGGTGCCGCACTCATTATTGCAGGTCTTGTTGCTGAAGGTACAACGGAAGTGGGCGGTGTTCATCACATCGACCGTGGCTATGTACATCTCGCTGAGAAGCTTAACGGACTTGGCGCTGACATCTATCGGATCTCGGTTGATGAGCCTAAGCTGGAAGCAACCAAAGCACCTAGTGAAAAAGTGGAGAAAGAAGTACCGATGTTTAAGGTGCAACCAACTTTGGCTTAA
- the atpG gene encoding ATP synthase F1 subunit gamma → MAKGMREIKRQIKSVQSTKQITKAMEMVAAAKLRKAQEKAEAARPYSEKLKEVVASIASSTQGIQHPMLESRPVKKTAYLIITSDRGLAGGYNANVLRQVNQTLKERHNSQDDYELFVIGRKGRDYFRRREIAMASTTTDLSDSPSFADIKSIAHEAVHGFELAEFDELYICYNRFVNALTQIPTVEKLLPMETPEVTAAEGPTASYEYEPSAEAVLEVLLPRYAETLIYGALLNGKASELGAKMTAMGNATKNASKLINDLSLTYNRARQAAITQEITEIVAGANAAQG, encoded by the coding sequence ATGGCAAAAGGCATGCGCGAAATTAAGCGGCAAATTAAAAGCGTACAAAGCACCAAGCAGATCACCAAAGCAATGGAGATGGTAGCTGCTGCAAAACTGCGTAAAGCGCAGGAAAAAGCGGAAGCAGCCCGTCCTTATTCGGAGAAACTGAAAGAAGTTGTAGCTAGTATTGCATCAAGCACGCAAGGTATACAGCATCCGATGCTGGAGAGCCGTCCGGTCAAAAAGACAGCTTACCTGATCATTACATCGGACCGTGGTCTTGCAGGTGGATACAATGCGAACGTTTTGCGTCAGGTTAATCAGACGCTCAAAGAACGCCACAACTCCCAAGATGACTACGAATTGTTCGTCATTGGACGTAAAGGACGCGATTACTTCAGACGTCGTGAAATTGCGATGGCATCCACAACAACGGATCTGTCGGATTCGCCTTCATTTGCAGACATCAAATCCATCGCACACGAAGCTGTTCATGGGTTTGAACTGGCTGAATTTGATGAATTGTACATTTGTTATAACCGCTTTGTGAATGCGTTGACCCAGATTCCTACGGTAGAAAAACTTCTTCCGATGGAAACACCTGAGGTAACTGCTGCGGAAGGACCAACGGCAAGCTACGAATACGAGCCGTCTGCTGAAGCTGTACTGGAGGTTCTGCTTCCGCGTTACGCGGAAACGCTGATCTATGGTGCACTTCTGAACGGTAAGGCAAGTGAGCTCGGCGCGAAAATGACGGCAATGGGTAATGCAACCAAAAATGCATCCAAACTCATTAACGACTTGTCATTGACATACAACCGTGCCCGTCAAGCGGCGATTACGCAGGAGATTACGGAAATTGTGGCAGGTGCCAACGCAGCACAAGGCTAA
- the atpA gene encoding F0F1 ATP synthase subunit alpha — MSIKPEEISTLIKSQIEQYKTDIDVVEVGTVIEVGDGIARVYGLENVMSNELVEFPSGVMGLAMNVEESNVGVVILGPYYDIREGDQVKRTGQIMQVPVGEALIGRVVNPLGIPVDGKGPIATTEFRPVEGKAPGVMDRKSVHEPMQTGIKAIDAMVPIGRGQRELIIGDRQTGKTSIAIDAILNQKGSGMKCIYVAIGQKQSTVAQVVETLRRKGAMEYTIVVTAAASDPSPLLYIAPYSGCSMGEYFMYKGEHVLVIYDDLTKQASAYRELSLLLRRPPGREAYPGDVFYLHSRLLERAAKLNDELGGGSLTALPFIETQASDVSAYIPTNVISITDGQIFLEADLFNAGQRPAINVGISVSRVGGSAQIKAMKKVAGSLRLDLAQYRELQAFSQFGSDLDKATQARLNRGARMMEILKQGVNQPLPVEQQVVSLYTAVKGFLDEIPTGDVTRFEREFLAFMESSHPEILASIRDTKELTADNENALKGAIEKFRKSFAVSV, encoded by the coding sequence TTGAGTATCAAACCAGAAGAAATCAGTACATTAATTAAGAGCCAAATCGAACAATACAAGACCGATATCGATGTAGTCGAAGTCGGAACGGTAATCGAGGTTGGTGATGGTATCGCTCGTGTTTACGGACTTGAGAACGTCATGTCCAACGAGTTGGTTGAATTCCCAAGCGGTGTTATGGGACTCGCCATGAACGTCGAAGAAAGCAATGTCGGTGTCGTTATCCTGGGACCTTACTACGATATTCGTGAAGGTGACCAAGTGAAACGTACTGGTCAAATCATGCAAGTGCCTGTAGGCGAAGCATTGATTGGACGCGTTGTGAACCCGCTCGGTATTCCTGTAGATGGCAAAGGGCCAATCGCTACAACGGAATTCCGTCCGGTTGAAGGTAAAGCACCAGGCGTAATGGATCGTAAATCGGTTCATGAGCCGATGCAAACAGGGATCAAAGCCATTGATGCAATGGTTCCAATCGGTCGTGGACAACGTGAGTTGATCATCGGTGACCGTCAAACAGGTAAAACATCCATCGCGATTGATGCGATCCTGAACCAAAAAGGTAGCGGCATGAAGTGTATCTATGTGGCTATTGGTCAGAAACAGTCTACGGTTGCTCAAGTTGTGGAAACTCTTCGTCGTAAAGGCGCAATGGAGTACACAATCGTTGTAACTGCAGCAGCTTCCGATCCATCACCACTCTTGTACATCGCACCGTATTCCGGTTGTTCGATGGGGGAGTACTTCATGTACAAAGGCGAGCACGTTCTGGTTATCTATGATGACTTGACCAAACAAGCCTCTGCATATCGTGAGCTTTCCTTGTTGCTTCGTCGTCCACCGGGCCGTGAGGCTTATCCGGGTGACGTCTTCTACCTGCACTCCCGTTTGCTGGAGCGTGCTGCGAAGCTGAATGATGAACTTGGTGGTGGTTCTTTAACCGCACTTCCGTTTATTGAAACACAAGCTTCCGACGTATCTGCATACATCCCAACGAACGTAATCTCCATCACGGACGGACAAATCTTCCTGGAAGCTGACTTGTTCAATGCTGGACAACGTCCGGCCATCAACGTAGGTATTTCCGTATCCCGTGTCGGTGGTTCTGCTCAGATCAAAGCGATGAAAAAGGTTGCAGGTTCCCTGCGTCTCGACCTCGCTCAATATCGTGAGCTTCAAGCGTTCTCCCAGTTTGGTTCCGATCTGGATAAAGCGACTCAGGCCCGCCTGAATCGTGGTGCGCGTATGATGGAAATCCTGAAGCAAGGTGTTAACCAGCCTCTGCCTGTAGAACAACAGGTTGTCAGCTTGTACACTGCGGTTAAAGGATTCCTGGATGAGATTCCAACAGGTGATGTTACTCGTTTCGAGCGTGAGTTCCTCGCGTTCATGGAGAGTAGCCATCCGGAGATTCTTGCATCCATCCGTGATACTAAAGAATTGACTGCAGACAACGAAAATGCACTGAAAGGTGCAATTGAGAAGTTCAGAAAGAGCTTTGCTGTCTCTGTCTAA
- a CDS encoding F0F1 ATP synthase subunit delta: MSRDTIVAKRYAKALFEVALQQQQVLEVEQELVAVVSALTGDADIEKFIVSPNISDEAKQNVIHSSLDGKVSDSVLRTVLLLIERGRVELLGDLLNDYRKIQGESLGIADARVYSTYALNDEEKEAVAREFGGRVNKKIRIENIVDPTLLGGLKVAIGDTIYDGSLAGKLERLEQSFNRRVQ; encoded by the coding sequence ATGAGCCGCGATACGATAGTTGCCAAGCGTTATGCGAAAGCATTGTTCGAAGTTGCTCTTCAGCAACAGCAGGTGCTTGAGGTTGAACAGGAACTGGTTGCAGTAGTCAGTGCATTGACCGGAGATGCAGATATCGAGAAGTTTATCGTATCCCCTAACATTTCTGATGAAGCAAAGCAGAACGTAATTCACTCAAGTCTTGATGGCAAGGTATCCGATTCAGTCCTTCGTACAGTCTTGTTGTTGATTGAGCGCGGACGCGTTGAATTGCTGGGAGACTTGCTGAATGATTATCGGAAGATCCAAGGTGAGTCGCTGGGCATCGCTGATGCGCGTGTCTACTCGACTTATGCGTTGAATGATGAAGAAAAAGAAGCGGTAGCCCGTGAATTCGGTGGCCGTGTGAATAAAAAGATTCGTATCGAGAACATTGTTGATCCGACTCTGCTGGGCGGATTGAAAGTCGCCATTGGCGATACGATCTATGACGGCAGCTTGGCTGGCAAGCTCGAACGTCTTGAGCAGTCTTTTAACAGACGAGTACAGTAG
- the atpE gene encoding F0F1 ATP synthase subunit C encodes MGAMALIAAAIVAGLGAFGAGIGNGMVISKTVEGIARQPEAKSTLQTTMFIGVGLIEVLPIIGVVLAFMFYGMA; translated from the coding sequence ATGGGAGCAATGGCATTAATCGCAGCAGCAATTGTTGCAGGACTGGGCGCGTTTGGCGCAGGTATTGGTAACGGTATGGTAATCAGCAAAACGGTGGAAGGTATTGCCCGTCAACCGGAAGCAAAATCCACTCTTCAAACAACAATGTTTATCGGTGTAGGTTTGATCGAGGTATTGCCGATCATCGGTGTGGTACTCGCGTTCATGTTCTACGGTATGGCTTAA
- the atpB gene encoding F0F1 ATP synthase subunit A: MHEAPIIMLGGFRLDLSVLLMLVVTGAIVFIFAVLATRRLSVENPGKLQNFMEWAVEFVRNLISSTMDMKKGKHFISLALSMIMFIFVGNMLGLPLVAVSEVTDVNQAQVFGKPIVTAVEAFEKAHAKDPEAHPHVELAWWKSPTADLSVTMGLALVAFLVSHGLGLFRNTKGYLQHYFKPFALFLPINLIETASKLLTHGMRLFANIFAGEVLIATILKLTTFKVFGAIAAIPLLMVWQGFSIFIGAIQAFVFVILMMVYISQSIETHDEH; encoded by the coding sequence ATGCATGAAGCTCCAATTATTATGCTTGGCGGATTTCGACTGGATCTATCGGTTCTGTTGATGCTGGTAGTTACAGGTGCAATTGTTTTTATTTTTGCTGTACTGGCAACACGGAGATTATCCGTTGAAAATCCCGGCAAGCTGCAAAATTTTATGGAGTGGGCAGTAGAATTCGTCCGCAATCTGATTTCCAGCACAATGGATATGAAGAAAGGTAAACATTTTATCTCTCTCGCTCTTTCCATGATTATGTTCATTTTTGTAGGAAACATGCTCGGCCTTCCGCTCGTGGCTGTATCTGAGGTAACAGATGTTAATCAGGCACAGGTATTCGGTAAGCCGATTGTTACAGCGGTGGAGGCGTTTGAAAAAGCGCATGCCAAGGACCCTGAAGCACACCCACACGTTGAACTGGCCTGGTGGAAATCACCAACAGCCGACTTGTCTGTAACGATGGGACTAGCTCTTGTAGCGTTCCTTGTATCTCATGGACTTGGATTGTTCCGTAACACAAAAGGATATCTCCAGCATTACTTCAAGCCATTCGCCTTGTTCTTGCCAATCAACTTGATTGAGACGGCATCCAAGCTGTTGACACACGGTATGCGTCTATTCGCGAATATCTTCGCGGGTGAGGTACTGATCGCAACGATCCTGAAACTGACCACATTCAAAGTGTTTGGTGCTATTGCAGCGATTCCGCTACTTATGGTGTGGCAAGGCTTTAGTATCTTTATCGGCGCGATCCAGGCATTTGTGTTTGTTATCTTGATGATGGTGTACATTTCACAGAGCATCGAGACGCATGACGAGCATTAA
- a CDS encoding AtpZ/AtpI family protein: MADSNKPNSSRNHDDNVWKAMGLVTAFGIEIAILAVAGYYAGSWLDKTIGGNGIWIAVSVLFFLAAGGVSIYFIAKKIMGESDE; the protein is encoded by the coding sequence ATGGCCGATTCGAACAAACCAAATTCATCCCGTAACCATGACGATAATGTATGGAAAGCGATGGGACTCGTGACAGCTTTTGGGATCGAGATTGCCATTCTCGCTGTTGCCGGATATTACGCTGGCTCCTGGTTGGACAAGACCATCGGAGGTAACGGAATATGGATCGCCGTAAGCGTTCTCTTTTTTCTTGCGGCAGGCGGTGTAAGCATCTACTTTATCGCGAAAAAAATCATGGGGGAAAGTGATGAGTGA
- the atpD gene encoding F0F1 ATP synthase subunit beta — MNKGRVVSIMGPVVDVEFDRGGLPEILNAITITTVSESGVSVNLTLEASKHLGDNRVRCIAMSSTDGLVRGMEALDTGAPISVPVGEATLGRVFNVLGEAIDTGGAVAAEHKNPIHRSAPAFDELTTQAEMLETGIKVIDLLAPYAKGGKIGLFGGAGVGKTVTIQELINNIAQEHGGISVFAGVGERTREGNDLYHEMSDSGVINKTAMVFGQMNEPPGARLRVALTGLTMAEYFRDEEGRDVLLFIDNIFRFTQAGSEVSALLGRMPSAVGYQPTLATEMGQLQERITSTKKGSVTSIQAIYVPADDYTDPAPATTFAHLDATTNLERKISEMGIYPAVDPLASSSRILSPEVVGEEHYSVAQGVKRILARYNELQDIIAILGMDELSEEDRALVYRARKIQRFLSQPFHVAEAFNGIPGKYVPVKETVRSFKEILEGKYDDLPEAAFLFVGTIEEAVEKAKTLV; from the coding sequence ATGAACAAAGGACGCGTTGTGAGCATCATGGGTCCGGTTGTTGACGTCGAGTTTGATCGCGGCGGTCTGCCGGAAATCCTCAATGCCATTACGATCACTACAGTAAGTGAGAGCGGCGTTAGTGTAAACCTTACACTCGAAGCTTCGAAACATCTGGGTGACAACCGAGTACGTTGTATTGCGATGTCCTCCACGGATGGACTTGTTCGTGGTATGGAAGCTTTAGATACAGGAGCACCAATCTCTGTACCCGTCGGAGAAGCAACACTGGGTCGTGTATTTAACGTACTCGGCGAAGCAATTGATACTGGCGGTGCCGTAGCTGCTGAGCACAAGAACCCGATTCACCGTTCAGCACCTGCATTTGATGAACTGACTACCCAAGCAGAAATGCTGGAGACAGGAATCAAAGTTATCGACTTGCTTGCTCCTTACGCTAAAGGTGGTAAAATCGGTCTCTTCGGTGGTGCCGGTGTAGGTAAGACGGTAACCATTCAGGAATTGATCAACAACATCGCACAAGAGCACGGCGGTATCTCCGTATTTGCGGGTGTTGGTGAGCGTACACGTGAAGGTAATGACTTGTATCACGAGATGAGTGATTCCGGCGTTATCAACAAAACAGCAATGGTCTTCGGACAAATGAACGAGCCTCCAGGCGCACGTCTTCGTGTAGCCCTCACAGGTCTGACGATGGCGGAATACTTCCGTGATGAAGAAGGCCGTGACGTGTTGCTCTTTATCGATAATATCTTCCGTTTCACCCAAGCGGGTTCAGAAGTATCTGCCTTGCTTGGACGTATGCCTTCCGCGGTAGGTTACCAACCTACGCTGGCAACAGAAATGGGTCAACTGCAAGAACGTATCACATCAACGAAAAAAGGTTCTGTAACATCCATCCAGGCCATCTACGTGCCTGCGGATGACTACACTGACCCGGCTCCTGCAACGACGTTTGCCCACTTGGATGCAACGACGAACTTGGAGCGTAAAATTTCCGAGATGGGTATCTACCCTGCGGTAGATCCACTGGCTTCCAGCTCCCGGATCTTGTCCCCTGAAGTTGTAGGTGAAGAACACTACAGCGTAGCTCAAGGCGTTAAACGTATCTTGGCACGTTACAATGAATTGCAAGATATCATTGCAATCCTGGGTATGGACGAGCTGAGTGAAGAAGATAGAGCGCTTGTATACCGTGCTCGTAAAATCCAACGTTTCTTGTCCCAGCCTTTCCACGTTGCTGAAGCATTTAACGGTATTCCGGGTAAATACGTTCCAGTTAAAGAAACGGTGCGCAGCTTTAAAGAGATTCTCGAAGGTAAGTATGATGATCTTCCGGAAGCAGCTTTCCTCTTTGTTGGTACAATTGAAGAGGCAGTGGAGAAAGCCAAAACACTGGTTTAG
- the upp gene encoding uracil phosphoribosyltransferase: MGKLVICDHPLIQHKLTFIRDMRTNTKDFRELVDEVATLMAYEITRDVELETIDVQTPVAATQGKVISGRMLGLVPILRAGLGMLDGVVKLLPAAKVGHVGLFRDPETLQPVEYYTKLPTDVTERQLIVIDPMLATGGSAIAAIDVLKKRGCTQIKMMNLVAAPEGVKAVQDAHPDVDIYVAALDDRLDDHGYIVPGLGDAGDRLYGTK, from the coding sequence ATGGGAAAATTAGTAATATGTGATCACCCTTTGATTCAACACAAACTGACGTTTATACGCGACATGCGTACGAATACGAAAGATTTTCGTGAATTGGTGGATGAAGTAGCAACGTTGATGGCTTATGAGATTACAAGAGATGTTGAACTGGAAACGATTGATGTACAGACACCTGTAGCTGCAACACAAGGTAAAGTCATCTCTGGACGTATGCTCGGACTGGTGCCGATTCTGCGCGCAGGACTCGGAATGCTGGATGGCGTTGTGAAATTGTTGCCAGCAGCAAAAGTTGGACATGTTGGTCTGTTCCGTGACCCGGAAACACTGCAACCGGTAGAATACTACACCAAACTGCCTACAGACGTAACAGAGCGTCAATTGATTGTAATTGATCCGATGCTGGCAACTGGTGGTTCGGCAATTGCAGCTATTGACGTGCTCAAAAAACGTGGCTGTACCCAAATCAAAATGATGAATCTGGTTGCAGCACCGGAAGGCGTAAAAGCTGTGCAAGATGCACATCCCGATGTGGACATCTATGTAGCAGCATTGGACGACCGTCTGGATGATCATGGTTATATCGTTCCAGGGCTTGGAGATGCAGGAGACCGTCTATACGGCACTAAATAA
- the wecB gene encoding non-hydrolyzing UDP-N-acetylglucosamine 2-epimerase produces the protein MSNKIKVMTIFGVRPEAIKMAPLILELQKHPESIESIVCVTAQHRQMLDQVLEVFDIHPDYDLDVMKDRQTLNEITIRVLGGLEPVLAEAKPDIVLVHGDTLTTFVASYAAFLQQIQVGHVEAGLRTWNKLSPYPEEMNRQLTGVLADLHFAPTDWSSSNLAKENKSESSTYVTGNTVTDVFQYTVREDYTHPVLDWAQGKRLVLMTAHRRESQGEPHRNIFQAVKRIADEFEDIAIVYPVHPSPAVKEPAHAILGNHPRIQLIDPLDVVDLHNFYPHTHLILTDSGGLQEEAPSFGVPVLVLRDTTERPEGIEAGTLELVGTEEERVYERTKALLTDKTLYASMSQAANPYGDGHASERIVNAILHHFGVNSERPESFHRKFKK, from the coding sequence ATGTCCAACAAAATTAAAGTCATGACGATCTTCGGGGTGCGTCCGGAAGCCATCAAGATGGCTCCGCTTATTTTGGAATTGCAGAAACACCCTGAGTCTATTGAATCTATTGTTTGCGTAACTGCGCAGCATCGCCAGATGTTGGATCAGGTACTTGAAGTTTTCGACATTCATCCCGATTATGATCTGGATGTAATGAAAGACCGTCAGACATTGAATGAAATTACAATTCGTGTGCTTGGCGGTCTGGAGCCAGTGTTAGCTGAAGCTAAGCCGGATATTGTACTGGTTCACGGGGATACATTAACTACCTTCGTAGCGAGCTATGCAGCATTCTTGCAACAGATTCAGGTAGGACATGTGGAAGCGGGGCTGCGGACGTGGAACAAGCTGTCTCCATATCCGGAAGAGATGAACCGTCAGCTGACGGGAGTACTGGCTGATCTACACTTTGCGCCTACGGATTGGTCTTCTTCCAATCTTGCCAAAGAAAATAAATCGGAGTCTAGTACGTACGTCACAGGCAACACGGTAACAGATGTGTTTCAATATACTGTACGGGAGGACTACACACACCCGGTACTTGATTGGGCCCAAGGCAAACGCCTTGTGCTGATGACAGCTCATCGCCGTGAATCTCAAGGCGAGCCTCACCGCAACATTTTCCAGGCCGTCAAACGGATTGCCGACGAATTCGAAGATATTGCCATCGTGTACCCGGTGCATCCAAGTCCTGCTGTGAAGGAGCCGGCTCACGCGATCTTGGGGAATCATCCCCGTATTCAATTAATTGATCCACTAGACGTGGTGGATTTGCATAACTTTTACCCGCACACTCACTTGATTTTGACCGATTCAGGCGGTTTGCAGGAAGAAGCACCTTCGTTTGGTGTGCCTGTGCTCGTATTGCGCGATACAACAGAACGCCCGGAAGGTATTGAAGCCGGAACGCTGGAATTGGTAGGTACCGAAGAGGAACGTGTGTATGAACGGACCAAAGCTCTGCTTACAGACAAAACCCTGTATGCAAGCATGAGCCAGGCTGCCAATCCATACGGTGATGGACATGCTTCGGAAAGAATTGTCAATGCGATTTTGCATCATTTCGGTGTAAATAGTGAGCGTCCGGAATCATTTCACAGAAAATTCAAAAAATAA
- the atpF gene encoding F0F1 ATP synthase subunit B: MSFIWENTLLAIVAFAILYWLLSRYAFGPLFSIMEKRRELVMTQMNEAAQTREQAIAYVEEQKQALEQARQDAYDIIEQSKQTGGKQAESILADAKAEANRLKDDAVREIESEKNKAVAALRSELGTASVQIASKLIKKEVENGPAQEELVNQYLNEVGGRQ, encoded by the coding sequence TTGAGTTTCATATGGGAAAATACGCTTCTTGCGATTGTTGCATTTGCAATTTTATATTGGCTGCTTAGCCGTTATGCCTTCGGGCCTTTGTTCTCCATTATGGAAAAACGTCGTGAACTCGTGATGACGCAGATGAATGAGGCTGCACAGACTCGGGAACAGGCCATTGCCTATGTGGAGGAACAAAAACAAGCTCTTGAACAAGCACGTCAAGATGCTTACGACATCATTGAACAGTCCAAACAAACAGGTGGCAAACAAGCTGAATCGATTTTGGCTGATGCAAAAGCTGAAGCTAATCGTCTGAAAGACGATGCAGTACGCGAAATCGAGAGCGAGAAGAACAAAGCAGTCGCAGCACTTCGCAGCGAACTGGGTACAGCTTCCGTTCAGATTGCATCCAAGTTGATCAAAAAAGAAGTTGAGAACGGTCCTGCACAAGAAGAGCTTGTGAACCAATACCTCAATGAGGTAGGAGGCCGACAATGA
- a CDS encoding F0F1 ATP synthase subunit epsilon: MSTFLLEIVTPERLVYSEQVNSITARGIEGELGILPGHIPMVTPLQIAPIYIHNGKENKRVAIGGGFIEVRKDKVVVLAESAEFPESIDVDRARAAKERAERRLASQSNQDHFDHRRAEIALQKAVNRINVFGK, from the coding sequence TTGAGCACCTTTTTGTTGGAAATCGTAACACCCGAGCGTTTGGTCTATTCAGAACAGGTGAATAGCATTACGGCTCGTGGTATTGAAGGGGAACTGGGCATTCTGCCAGGTCATATTCCTATGGTTACACCTTTGCAGATTGCACCAATCTATATCCATAACGGAAAAGAAAATAAACGAGTTGCTATCGGTGGCGGATTTATCGAAGTTCGTAAAGATAAGGTTGTTGTACTCGCAGAGAGTGCTGAATTCCCGGAAAGCATTGATGTGGATCGTGCGCGTGCGGCGAAAGAGCGGGCAGAACGTCGGCTTGCAAGCCAAAGCAATCAGGACCACTTTGATCACCGTCGTGCAGAGATTGCGCTGCAAAAAGCGGTTAACCGGATTAATGTGTTCGGCAAATAA